The following proteins come from a genomic window of Gordonia westfalica:
- a CDS encoding Hsp70 family protein: MGIAIGVKIGSANSVAVVASEQSWESSLSAETAALVDVADFLDRVGDPVPVLDDHGRSRSAAQIHAEAVAELVARLEQADDSVAHLTVVHPDTWTPEAVDEARAALVARDGGPASEISWVAESLATLAAIEHSEGAFGDGLVIGYDLGASGLTVTVLATGTEPHVVGRPLRVDSVSGNEFDRLLLGHTLRVTGVDAELSDPGRASSALDDLTRLRAECRGAKESLSVDTDAVVDVRVGEATTVARLVRDDIEDLVRALIAESVAVIREALAGAGVDQAGGHRVPVSAIVLGGGGASIPLVTEVLSSTLRVPVILDPQPATASAAGAALIGIAAFGAHDLAPTVGVPGQELAVLPGDRPLREIEPAPSTPVTAPAPRLSRRRRGILITAGAAALVLVSATGLSVGTGLVGSTGEATPPPAGAVTTSAGSAPVTPGAPAPTVAGADSRTRTADAATDTGTPAPGTGAPRRTTVAAPSAGSPAPGTTTPRGQAPAPGGQTPAPAAPPAPSNPGTSPVPDENPPADSPEPSPGEGSGGGGITPGGVLQVPGKVLDGTGQVLCGVTGVIC; this comes from the coding sequence ATGGGGATCGCGATCGGTGTGAAGATCGGGAGCGCGAACAGTGTCGCGGTCGTCGCCTCGGAGCAGTCGTGGGAGAGCTCGCTCTCCGCCGAGACCGCCGCCCTGGTGGATGTCGCCGATTTCCTCGACCGCGTCGGCGATCCGGTACCGGTGCTCGACGACCACGGACGAAGCCGGTCTGCCGCGCAGATCCACGCGGAGGCGGTCGCCGAGCTCGTCGCCCGACTCGAGCAGGCCGACGACTCCGTTGCTCACCTGACCGTGGTGCATCCCGACACCTGGACGCCGGAGGCGGTCGACGAGGCGCGTGCGGCGTTGGTCGCGCGCGACGGCGGGCCCGCGTCCGAGATCAGCTGGGTGGCGGAATCGCTTGCGACGCTTGCGGCGATCGAGCACAGCGAGGGTGCCTTCGGTGACGGTCTGGTGATCGGCTACGACCTCGGCGCATCCGGTCTGACCGTCACCGTCCTCGCCACCGGCACCGAACCCCACGTGGTGGGCCGGCCGCTGCGCGTCGACTCCGTCAGCGGGAACGAATTCGACCGGCTGCTGCTCGGACACACACTGCGGGTCACCGGCGTCGACGCCGAGCTCTCCGATCCGGGCCGTGCCTCGTCGGCGCTCGATGATCTGACTCGTCTCCGGGCCGAGTGTCGCGGCGCCAAGGAATCGCTGTCGGTCGACACCGACGCGGTCGTCGACGTCCGGGTGGGAGAGGCGACGACCGTCGCACGGCTCGTCCGCGATGACATCGAGGACCTGGTGCGAGCACTCATCGCGGAGTCGGTGGCAGTGATCCGCGAGGCACTGGCCGGTGCGGGCGTCGACCAGGCGGGAGGCCACCGGGTCCCCGTCTCGGCGATCGTTCTCGGCGGTGGGGGCGCGTCCATCCCGCTCGTCACCGAGGTGCTGTCCTCGACCCTGCGCGTGCCGGTGATCCTCGACCCCCAGCCCGCGACCGCTTCCGCGGCCGGTGCCGCATTGATCGGCATTGCCGCGTTCGGTGCGCATGACCTCGCGCCGACGGTCGGTGTTCCCGGGCAGGAGCTCGCGGTGTTGCCGGGGGACCGTCCGCTGCGCGAGATCGAACCGGCACCCAGCACTCCGGTCACGGCACCTGCACCTCGTCTGTCCCGTCGCCGGCGCGGAATCCTGATCACCGCCGGCGCCGCCGCGCTGGTGCTGGTCTCGGCCACCGGACTCTCGGTGGGGACGGGGCTGGTGGGATCCACGGGCGAGGCGACGCCGCCTCCCGCCGGTGCGGTGACCACGTCGGCCGGGTCGGCGCCGGTCACACCCGGGGCTCCTGCTCCGACCGTGGCCGGAGCCGACTCGCGAACTCGCACCGCCGACGCCGCGACCGACACGGGTACTCCGGCCCCGGGCACCGGCGCCCCACGCCGGACGACGGTCGCCGCGCCGAGTGCCGGTTCGCCGGCGCCCGGGACCACCACTCCCCGCGGTCAGGCACCCGCGCCCGGCGGACAGACCCCTGCGCCGGCGGCTCCGCCGGCGCCGTCGAACCCCGGTACCTCGCCCGTGCCCGACGAGAACCCCCCGGCGGATTCCCCCGAGCCGAGCCCCGGAGAGGGCTCAGGCGGTGGCGGAATCACCCCGGGTGGTGTACTGCAGGTGCCCGGCAAGGTCCTCGACGGTACCGGTCAGGTCCTCTGTGGCGTCACCGGTGTCATCTGCTGA
- a CDS encoding IniB N-terminal domain-containing protein: MPTNAVLDFILGLLRDEDAFNSYCGNPQAAIDRAGLTGITPAHISAAAPLVADSGLAAGGAAGGGLGAIIGAGGGVGGIGGGAIGGAIGGGAGGGFGFGLGGLGLGDINVGGGDINLGGIGLGDIDFGGFLGGIGLGGVDLSGLSLADLDLGGIAFGDLDLAGQLAVALGAALSAGLGAGGDVAAQFGAALGAALDTVVAGGLELSAGAGPLIAGALAGALDADGALVGQLGASLDAVLAAGAGLGLGGGLAAQLSTALGAGGQLAGEFGATLGGLVGATLGAGGALGADLSTALAAGLGAGGAISAVLSGALGLGADLSGDLTAALTSTLDVAGDLSATLSGLLDAQAVADLSGELGATLTGALGSTLAAGGTAAASVGTALGVALTSSAAAAGGLALTGAAGANAVLGGALTAVLGVGGGAQAGLAATLESVLAAGGLVDLESTLAAGGDLGATLSGALAAGLEAGGEAAGALGAALGGTLAAALDGGLAAELTTGLGGALETGLGLGSGLGAGLGSVIEGSVGGALEGGLNVVGGLGGELGAALGGLLSAGAGLDTALSTVLSGVLGATAGADLGAALGGALELGGVLGTDLTGLLDADLTTDLAAQLGAAIGGGGELAAELGAALGGVLGASTGVDGILDAAAGAGLGVGELLAADLGGALGVDGALITQLGGALDAALAAGADLGVVTETATDLTGTLETVLGAGGDVGADVGASLGAVLGTALSGELGGDLAGGLAGGADLAGALSSTLSNALEVDLSATNGLVTTLDSTLQATGGLSSVLTGELGAVLNPSLVISPEDGISVGAPILTTAGLGGTVAGDLTGTLETGLGGGLAGLGTTLDAGVGSALDSGLGLGGDLGLGGGLGLGGGLGLDGDLGLDSSLPAEITGDLTTAVSGAAGGVVNVGGDAGGAIDSTLGGTLDATTDAVGGLGAELPGAEVPGDFSGALTGGGEAGVDLGGALDSTVGGVADTTSGLTGDLTGGLTGDLTGGLTAGLGADSDAGAAASGDVDAGPDAG; encoded by the coding sequence ATGCCGACCAATGCGGTACTCGACTTCATCCTCGGTCTGCTCCGCGACGAGGACGCGTTCAACAGCTACTGCGGCAATCCCCAGGCCGCGATCGACCGCGCCGGGCTCACCGGGATCACGCCCGCACACATCTCGGCTGCGGCTCCGCTCGTCGCCGACTCCGGACTGGCCGCCGGTGGTGCTGCCGGCGGCGGCCTGGGCGCCATCATCGGGGCCGGCGGTGGCGTCGGCGGAATCGGCGGCGGGGCGATCGGCGGTGCCATCGGAGGTGGCGCCGGCGGCGGATTCGGGTTCGGTCTCGGCGGACTGGGCCTCGGCGACATCAACGTCGGTGGCGGTGACATCAACCTCGGCGGAATCGGCCTCGGCGACATCGACTTCGGCGGCTTCCTCGGTGGGATCGGGCTCGGCGGAGTCGACCTCTCCGGTCTCTCCCTCGCAGACCTGGACCTCGGCGGAATCGCTTTCGGCGACCTCGACCTGGCCGGTCAGCTGGCCGTCGCTCTCGGAGCTGCCCTGTCCGCCGGACTCGGCGCCGGCGGCGACGTGGCGGCACAGTTCGGCGCCGCGCTGGGTGCCGCCCTCGACACCGTGGTCGCCGGAGGCCTCGAACTGAGTGCCGGCGCCGGACCGCTGATCGCCGGCGCGCTGGCCGGCGCGCTCGACGCCGACGGCGCGTTGGTCGGTCAACTCGGCGCATCCCTCGACGCCGTCCTCGCCGCGGGCGCCGGCCTCGGACTCGGTGGCGGGCTCGCCGCACAGCTGTCGACGGCGCTCGGCGCGGGCGGCCAACTCGCCGGCGAGTTCGGTGCCACCCTCGGCGGGCTGGTCGGCGCCACCCTCGGTGCGGGCGGTGCGCTCGGTGCCGACCTGTCCACGGCGCTCGCCGCCGGACTCGGTGCGGGTGGCGCGATCTCCGCGGTCCTCTCCGGTGCGCTCGGCCTCGGTGCCGACCTGTCGGGCGATCTGACCGCCGCCCTCACCTCGACGCTCGACGTCGCGGGCGACCTGTCCGCGACGCTCTCCGGACTGCTCGACGCGCAGGCCGTTGCCGACCTCTCCGGCGAGCTCGGCGCAACCCTCACCGGGGCGCTCGGCTCCACCCTGGCCGCGGGCGGCACGGCCGCCGCGTCGGTCGGCACCGCGTTGGGAGTCGCACTGACCTCGAGCGCAGCCGCCGCCGGCGGATTGGCACTGACCGGTGCCGCCGGCGCGAACGCGGTTCTCGGCGGTGCGCTGACCGCGGTTCTGGGTGTCGGTGGAGGTGCACAGGCCGGTCTCGCGGCGACGCTGGAGTCGGTGCTCGCGGCCGGCGGCCTCGTCGACCTCGAGTCGACGCTCGCGGCGGGCGGCGACCTGGGGGCGACCCTCTCCGGCGCACTCGCCGCGGGCCTCGAGGCCGGGGGCGAGGCCGCGGGCGCACTGGGCGCGGCACTCGGCGGCACCCTGGCCGCGGCGCTGGACGGTGGCCTCGCGGCCGAACTGACCACCGGTCTCGGCGGGGCACTCGAGACCGGTCTGGGTCTCGGGTCGGGACTGGGCGCCGGCCTCGGCAGCGTCATCGAGGGCTCCGTCGGGGGCGCCCTCGAAGGCGGACTGAACGTGGTCGGCGGCCTGGGCGGCGAGCTGGGTGCCGCACTCGGCGGGCTGCTGTCGGCCGGCGCCGGGTTGGACACCGCGTTGAGCACCGTGCTCAGCGGCGTCCTGGGAGCAACGGCCGGTGCCGATCTCGGAGCCGCGCTGGGCGGGGCACTCGAGCTCGGCGGCGTCCTGGGCACCGATCTGACCGGTCTCCTCGACGCGGACCTCACCACCGATCTGGCCGCCCAGCTCGGCGCCGCGATCGGCGGCGGCGGCGAACTCGCTGCCGAGCTGGGTGCCGCGCTCGGCGGGGTTCTGGGCGCAAGTACAGGCGTCGACGGCATCCTCGACGCCGCGGCCGGAGCCGGCCTCGGTGTCGGCGAACTGCTGGCCGCCGACCTCGGCGGCGCGCTCGGCGTCGACGGTGCCCTGATCACCCAGCTCGGCGGGGCACTGGACGCCGCACTCGCGGCGGGCGCCGATCTCGGCGTGGTCACCGAGACGGCCACCGACCTCACCGGGACGCTGGAGACGGTCCTGGGCGCCGGCGGCGACGTGGGAGCCGACGTCGGCGCTTCCCTGGGCGCCGTTCTCGGTACCGCACTGAGCGGCGAGCTCGGCGGCGACCTCGCCGGCGGACTGGCAGGCGGAGCGGACCTCGCCGGCGCGCTGAGCAGCACGCTGAGCAACGCCCTCGAGGTCGATCTGTCGGCCACCAACGGCCTGGTCACGACCCTGGACTCGACACTGCAGGCCACGGGTGGTCTCAGCAGCGTGCTCACCGGTGAGCTCGGCGCGGTGCTCAACCCGAGTCTTGTGATCTCCCCGGAAGACGGCATCAGCGTGGGCGCCCCGATCCTGACGACCGCCGGACTCGGTGGCACCGTCGCCGGCGATCTCACCGGCACCCTGGAGACCGGACTCGGCGGCGGACTCGCCGGGCTCGGGACGACGCTGGACGCCGGGGTCGGGTCGGCCCTCGACAGCGGCCTGGGCCTCGGCGGTGATCTGGGGCTCGGCGGCGGTCTGGGTCTCGGCGGTGGACTCGGCCTCGACGGAGACCTCGGCCTCGACAGTTCACTCCCGGCGGAGATCACCGGCGACCTGACGACCGCAGTCTCCGGCGCGGCCGGCGGCGTGGTGAACGTCGGCGGCGACGCAGGCGGTGCGATCGACTCGACACTGGGTGGGACCCTCGACGCGACGACCGACGCCGTCGGCGGTCTCGGCGCAGAGCTTCCCGGCGCCGAGGTTCCCGGGGACTTCTCCGGCGCTCTGACCGGCGGCGGCGAGGCCGGCGTCGACCTCGGCGGCGCACTGGACTCGACGGTCGGGGGTGTGGCCGACACGACGAGCGGACTCACCGGCGACCTGACCGGTGGTCTCACCGGCGACCTGACCGGCGGGCTGACGGCTGGGCTGGGCGCCGACTCCGATGCCGGTGCGGCCGCTTCCGGAGACGTCGACGCCGGACCGGACGCCGGCTGA
- a CDS encoding DUF779 domain-containing protein, producing the protein MTTEQSAPDRVVATDAAVQLLTKLSELHGGLMIHQSGGCCDGSAPMCYPVGEYRVGQRDVLVGEIELPEPIPAVRVWINGDQFELWKHTQLILDVVKGRGAGFSLEAPEGVRFLSRARAFTEEENQLLAASPPLTGATVGD; encoded by the coding sequence ATGACCACCGAACAGAGTGCTCCTGATCGGGTGGTCGCCACAGACGCCGCCGTGCAGCTCCTGACGAAACTGTCGGAGTTGCACGGCGGACTCATGATCCACCAGTCCGGTGGGTGCTGTGACGGCTCGGCCCCGATGTGTTATCCGGTGGGGGAGTACCGGGTCGGCCAGCGCGACGTGTTGGTCGGCGAGATCGAGCTCCCCGAACCCATTCCCGCCGTGCGGGTCTGGATCAACGGCGACCAGTTCGAGTTGTGGAAGCACACCCAGCTCATCCTCGACGTCGTGAAGGGACGCGGCGCGGGGTTCAGTCTCGAAGCGCCGGAAGGCGTGCGGTTCCTCTCGCGGGCGCGGGCCTTCACCGAGGAGGAGAACCAGCTCCTCGCCGCGTCGCCGCCGCTGACGGGCGCGACGGTCGGCGACTGA
- a CDS encoding dynamin family protein produces MTSSPAESPQAGVAQVTAAPGAVSTPNPPSTIGELLTTMSDVAREAGRTDLVTRLDGARTRISDPRLRIVVVGQLKQGKSHFVNALLDLDVCSVGDDETTAVPTVISHAPEPTAHLVVDGPSADNRIPIPLEAIGDITPDSPLAGGREVLRLEIGAPGPLLADGLVLVDTPGVGGHGHPYAAATLGMVAAADAVLVLSDASQEFTAPEMAFLQQVIGLCPTVACLITKTDLYPHWRAVAEADRAHLRTADIDIPVLPVSSVLRTHALRLNDEQLNTEAGFLDLYRYLRERVVATARQAARGAVATDLRVVSEHLALTLGSELAALRDPDTANRAVRALHEAKTDAEAMRRQSAQWQQTLADGVADLAADIDHDLRDRLRAVTREAERAIDEGDPGVDWEQLSEWLADQTAAVIGDNFVWAHERSVWLAERVADHFAAAGQSSLPDVDIADLTGVLDSVAELAELDSGKVGVTQKLLIGMRGSYGGVLMFGLISTMVGMALINPVSVGAGLLLGTKAYRDDKQAKVLERRAKAKVAVRAFTDDVSFQVGKESRDRLRVIQRVLRDHFSSVAEQTARSISESLSAAQSAATSTESERARRTAELEARLTAVAALRKAADHLDPDQLGPDQRDAPRPTSGRPASEQPR; encoded by the coding sequence ATGACCAGTTCACCCGCCGAATCCCCGCAGGCCGGCGTCGCGCAGGTCACCGCTGCCCCCGGTGCCGTGTCGACCCCGAATCCCCCGTCGACCATCGGCGAACTGCTGACCACCATGTCGGACGTGGCCCGGGAAGCCGGCCGCACCGACCTCGTGACCCGACTCGACGGCGCGCGGACCCGCATCTCCGACCCTCGCCTGCGGATAGTCGTGGTGGGACAGCTCAAACAGGGGAAGAGCCACTTCGTCAACGCGTTGCTCGACCTCGACGTGTGCTCGGTGGGCGACGACGAGACGACCGCGGTGCCGACGGTGATCTCGCACGCCCCCGAGCCGACCGCGCACCTCGTCGTCGACGGTCCGTCGGCCGACAATCGCATTCCGATTCCGCTCGAGGCGATCGGTGACATCACCCCCGACTCCCCGCTCGCCGGCGGCCGGGAGGTGTTGCGCCTGGAGATCGGTGCGCCCGGACCACTGCTGGCCGACGGTCTCGTCCTCGTCGACACCCCCGGCGTCGGCGGGCACGGACATCCTTACGCCGCAGCGACATTGGGCATGGTCGCGGCCGCCGACGCCGTACTGGTGCTGTCGGATGCCAGCCAGGAGTTCACCGCACCCGAGATGGCGTTCCTCCAGCAGGTGATCGGCCTGTGCCCGACCGTCGCCTGTCTCATCACGAAGACCGACCTGTATCCGCACTGGCGGGCCGTCGCCGAGGCCGACCGCGCCCACCTGCGGACCGCCGACATCGACATCCCGGTGTTGCCGGTCTCGTCGGTGCTGCGCACTCACGCGCTGCGTCTGAACGACGAACAACTCAACACCGAGGCCGGCTTCCTGGATCTCTACCGCTACCTGCGCGAGCGGGTGGTGGCCACCGCACGGCAGGCGGCCCGCGGCGCCGTCGCCACCGATCTCCGGGTGGTCAGCGAACATCTCGCCCTCACGCTGGGGAGCGAACTGGCCGCACTCCGTGATCCGGACACCGCGAACCGAGCCGTCCGGGCACTGCACGAGGCCAAGACGGATGCCGAGGCGATGCGCCGGCAATCGGCTCAGTGGCAGCAAACGCTGGCCGACGGTGTCGCCGACCTCGCCGCCGACATCGATCACGATCTGCGCGACCGTCTGCGCGCGGTCACCCGTGAGGCCGAACGCGCCATCGACGAGGGCGATCCCGGCGTCGACTGGGAGCAGCTCAGCGAATGGCTGGCCGACCAGACCGCGGCGGTGATCGGCGACAACTTCGTGTGGGCTCACGAGCGGTCGGTCTGGCTCGCCGAGCGGGTCGCCGACCATTTCGCGGCCGCCGGGCAGAGCTCACTCCCCGACGTGGACATCGCCGATCTGACCGGGGTGCTCGACTCGGTGGCCGAACTCGCCGAACTCGACAGCGGCAAGGTCGGAGTCACGCAGAAACTGCTGATCGGGATGCGCGGTTCCTACGGCGGGGTGCTGATGTTCGGGCTGATCTCGACGATGGTCGGCATGGCGTTGATCAACCCGGTGTCGGTCGGCGCCGGACTCCTGTTGGGCACCAAGGCCTATCGCGACGACAAGCAGGCGAAGGTGCTCGAGCGGCGCGCCAAGGCGAAGGTGGCGGTGCGGGCCTTCACCGACGACGTCAGTTTCCAGGTGGGCAAGGAGTCCCGCGACCGGTTGCGGGTCATCCAGCGCGTGCTGCGCGACCATTTCAGCTCGGTCGCCGAACAGACCGCCCGTTCCATCTCCGAATCCCTCAGTGCCGCACAGTCGGCGGCCACGTCCACCGAGTCGGAGCGTGCCCGGCGCACCGCCGAACTCGAGGCCCGGCTGACCGCGGTCGCCGCGCTGCGCAAGGCCGCGGATCATCTCGACCCAGATCAACTCGGCCCGGATCAACGCGACGCACCTCGACCGACCTCCGGTCGCCCCGCCTCGGAGCAGCCCCGCTGA
- the exaC gene encoding acetaldehyde dehydrogenase ExaC — translation MTVFAKPGADGSVMSYESRYDNWIGGQWTPPVKGQYFENPSPVDGKTFCEVARSTAEDIDLALDAAHKAAPGWGKTPVAERSLALLRIADRMEENLEKLAVAETWDNGKAVRETLAADIPLAIDHFRYFAGALRAQQGGISEIDEDTVAYHFHEPLGVVGQIIPWNFPILMAVWKLAPALAAGNAVVLKPAEQTPASILYLVSLISDLLPAGVLNVVNGFGVEAGKPLASSNRIRKIAFTGETTTGRLIMQYASENLIPVTLELGGKSPNIFFNDVMASDDGFLDRALEGFSMFALNQGEVCTCPSRALIQQDIYDEFIAKAVDRVSKIKQGNPLDTDTMMGAQASNDQFEKISSYLAIGRDEGAEVLTGGEAADLGGDLSDGFYIKPTVFQGNNKMRIFQEEIFGPVLAVTTFKDFSDAMHIANDTLYGLGAGVWSRDGATAYRAGREIQAGRVWTNTYHDYPAHAAFGGYKQSGIGRENHLMMLEHYQQTKNLLVGYAQNAKGFF, via the coding sequence ATGACCGTCTTCGCAAAGCCCGGTGCCGATGGCTCGGTGATGAGCTACGAGTCGCGCTACGACAACTGGATCGGCGGCCAGTGGACCCCGCCGGTGAAGGGCCAGTACTTCGAGAACCCGTCGCCGGTGGACGGCAAGACGTTCTGCGAGGTCGCGCGCTCGACCGCAGAGGACATCGACCTCGCCCTCGACGCCGCCCACAAGGCCGCTCCCGGGTGGGGCAAGACCCCCGTCGCCGAGCGTTCCCTCGCACTGCTGCGCATCGCCGACCGCATGGAGGAGAACCTCGAGAAGCTCGCTGTCGCCGAGACCTGGGACAACGGCAAGGCCGTCCGCGAGACCCTCGCCGCCGACATCCCGCTGGCCATCGATCACTTCCGCTACTTCGCCGGTGCGCTGCGCGCCCAGCAGGGCGGGATCTCCGAGATCGACGAGGACACCGTCGCCTACCACTTCCACGAGCCGCTCGGCGTCGTCGGCCAGATCATCCCGTGGAACTTCCCGATCCTCATGGCCGTCTGGAAGCTGGCCCCCGCTCTCGCCGCCGGCAACGCGGTGGTGCTCAAGCCCGCCGAGCAGACCCCGGCGTCGATCCTCTACCTGGTGAGCCTCATCAGCGACCTGCTGCCCGCCGGTGTTCTCAACGTGGTCAACGGATTCGGCGTCGAGGCCGGCAAGCCCCTCGCCTCGAGCAACCGCATCCGCAAGATCGCCTTCACCGGTGAGACCACCACCGGCCGCCTCATCATGCAGTACGCGTCGGAGAACCTGATCCCGGTCACCCTCGAGCTGGGTGGCAAGAGCCCCAACATCTTCTTCAACGACGTCATGGCGTCCGACGACGGCTTCCTCGACCGTGCGCTGGAAGGCTTCTCGATGTTCGCGCTCAACCAGGGCGAGGTGTGCACCTGCCCGAGCCGCGCGCTGATTCAGCAGGACATCTACGACGAGTTCATCGCCAAGGCCGTCGACCGCGTCTCGAAGATCAAGCAGGGCAACCCGCTCGACACCGACACGATGATGGGTGCGCAGGCGTCGAACGACCAGTTCGAGAAGATCTCCTCGTACCTCGCCATCGGCCGGGACGAGGGTGCCGAGGTGCTCACCGGCGGCGAGGCCGCGGATCTCGGCGGCGACCTGTCCGACGGCTTCTACATCAAGCCGACCGTCTTCCAGGGCAACAACAAGATGCGCATCTTCCAGGAGGAGATCTTCGGCCCGGTCCTCGCGGTCACCACCTTCAAGGACTTCTCCGACGCCATGCACATCGCCAACGACACCCTGTACGGCCTGGGTGCCGGCGTGTGGAGTCGCGACGGTGCGACCGCATACCGTGCGGGACGTGAGATCCAGGCCGGTCGCGTGTGGACGAATACCTACCACGACTACCCGGCGCACGCGGCCTTCGGCGGCTACAAGCAGTCCGGCATCGGCCGCGAGAACCACCTGATGATGCTCGAGCACTACCAGCAGACCAAGAACCTTCTGGTCGGTTACGCCCAGAACGCGAAGGGTTTCTTCTGA
- a CDS encoding dynamin family protein, whose translation MAGIDRARGFLDAARGALSGDPGAQVELDLCERRLYQPVRVALAGSLKAGKSTLLNALVGQDIAPTDATECTRVVTWYRNGRSPSVTAHVDDGRAVGIPVTRIDGRLGFDFGRLTAEQVDHLDVEWPARALQSTTIVDTPGTASLSTELSDSTIRLLAPVDESGGDEPRGRSGVDAVVYLLRSLTATDTAMLRRIGTAIGGSSGPLGVIGVVSRADELGAGRMDAMISAQQIAGRFAGELERTGLCQAVVPVAGLLALGARTLREVEFRALAQLASTPGPELEAALLTMDRFARPDILPHIPAELRRSLADRFGVFGIRLAVTLIRFGATSSTALAAELVERSGLSELSAIIDTQFAQRAEALKSHSALVTLDHLLATQSSTQVRELRAAVRRELADVHGFRELRLLSNIRVGGLDLPADQIAELTRLIGGSGIDPATRLGLPAGIDAPDLRASAIEAARAWRSLAGHPLMAPDVASACQVAVRSAEGIVAGLDEEPSGTAGFSAERH comes from the coding sequence ATGGCCGGGATCGATCGTGCGCGTGGCTTTCTCGACGCCGCCCGCGGCGCCCTGTCCGGCGACCCCGGCGCGCAGGTGGAGCTCGACCTCTGCGAACGCCGGCTGTATCAGCCGGTGCGGGTCGCGCTGGCGGGTTCACTGAAGGCCGGCAAGTCCACATTGCTCAATGCACTTGTCGGGCAAGACATCGCACCGACCGATGCCACCGAGTGCACGCGGGTCGTGACCTGGTATCGCAACGGTCGGTCGCCGTCGGTGACCGCACACGTCGACGACGGTCGTGCCGTCGGCATCCCGGTGACCCGCATCGACGGGCGGCTGGGTTTCGACTTCGGACGCCTCACCGCCGAGCAGGTCGACCATCTGGACGTCGAATGGCCCGCCCGCGCACTGCAATCCACGACGATCGTGGACACGCCGGGCACCGCGTCGTTGTCGACGGAGTTGTCCGACTCCACGATCCGCCTCCTGGCGCCCGTGGACGAGTCCGGGGGCGATGAACCCCGGGGCCGGTCCGGCGTCGACGCGGTGGTCTATCTGCTGCGGTCGCTCACCGCCACCGACACGGCGATGCTGCGACGCATCGGCACCGCGATCGGCGGGTCGTCGGGTCCGCTGGGGGTGATCGGCGTCGTCTCCCGCGCCGACGAGTTGGGTGCTGGTCGGATGGACGCGATGATCTCCGCCCAGCAGATCGCGGGACGCTTCGCCGGCGAACTCGAACGGACCGGTCTCTGCCAGGCCGTGGTCCCCGTCGCCGGACTCCTCGCGCTCGGGGCGCGGACGCTCCGCGAGGTCGAGTTCCGGGCGCTCGCGCAGCTCGCCTCGACGCCCGGCCCCGAACTCGAGGCCGCATTGCTGACGATGGACCGTTTCGCCCGCCCGGACATCCTGCCCCACATCCCGGCCGAACTCCGCCGGTCGCTGGCCGATCGGTTCGGGGTCTTCGGCATCCGGCTCGCGGTGACCCTCATCCGCTTCGGCGCGACGTCGTCGACCGCGTTGGCCGCCGAACTCGTCGAACGCAGTGGCCTGTCGGAATTGAGCGCGATCATCGACACCCAGTTCGCCCAGCGCGCCGAGGCGCTCAAATCCCATTCGGCGCTGGTGACGCTCGATCACCTGCTCGCGACGCAGTCCTCGACACAGGTGCGCGAACTGCGTGCGGCGGTCCGCCGGGAACTCGCCGACGTGCACGGCTTCCGGGAATTGCGACTGCTCAGCAACATTCGCGTCGGCGGTCTCGACCTTCCCGCGGATCAGATCGCCGAACTCACCCGTCTTATCGGCGGTTCGGGGATCGACCCGGCCACCCGTCTGGGTCTCCCGGCGGGGATCGACGCGCCCGACCTGCGCGCATCGGCGATCGAGGCCGCTCGCGCGTGGCGTTCCCTCGCCGGCCATCCGCTGATGGCCCCGGACGTCGCGTCGGCATGTCAGGTGGCGGTCCGGAGCGCCGAGGGAATCGTCGCCGGCCTCGACGAGGAACCTTCCGGGACAGCAGGATTCAGCGCAGAGAGGCACTGA